A window from Aeromonas rivipollensis encodes these proteins:
- the glpC gene encoding anaerobic glycerol-3-phosphate dehydrogenase subunit GlpC — protein sequence MLLDHANQTFDQCIKCTVCTAYCPVAKANPAYPGPKQAGPDGERLRIKSPELFDSALKHCTNCKRCEVACPSGVRIGDIIAKAKHQYSGFKPGIREFVLSHTDLMGSMSTLMAPVVNFTTGLKPMKLVLDKALGVSSHRDLPKYSQGTFRGWYKKQKATQASYERQIAYFHGCYVNYNHPQLGKELVQVLNAMNIGVQLLEREKCCGVPLIANGFMDKAKQQAAFNIKQMENSLLGNEMPLLATSSTCGFTLRDEYPHLLEQDNRKVRDRISLVTRFLWNEFYKGNKPAMKPLNLHIAYHTPCHMEKMGGVIYTLELLRAIPGVKVTVLDSQCCGIAGTYGFKSENYETSQTIGEGLFDQINRLSPDLVITDCETCKWQIEMSTAFRCEHPIHLLAQALA from the coding sequence ATGCTACTGGATCACGCCAATCAAACCTTCGATCAGTGCATCAAATGCACCGTCTGTACCGCCTACTGCCCGGTGGCCAAGGCCAACCCGGCCTACCCGGGCCCCAAGCAGGCGGGCCCGGATGGGGAGCGGCTGCGGATCAAGAGCCCGGAGCTCTTTGACAGCGCCCTCAAGCACTGCACCAACTGCAAGCGCTGTGAAGTGGCCTGCCCGAGCGGGGTGCGCATCGGCGACATCATTGCCAAAGCCAAGCACCAGTACAGCGGCTTCAAACCAGGGATCCGCGAGTTCGTGCTCTCCCACACCGACCTGATGGGCAGCATGTCCACCCTGATGGCCCCCGTGGTCAACTTCACCACCGGCCTCAAGCCGATGAAGCTAGTGCTGGACAAGGCGCTGGGGGTCTCCTCCCACCGGGATCTGCCCAAGTATTCCCAGGGCACCTTCCGCGGCTGGTACAAGAAGCAGAAGGCCACCCAGGCCAGCTATGAGCGCCAGATCGCCTACTTCCACGGCTGCTACGTCAACTACAACCACCCGCAGCTCGGCAAGGAGCTGGTACAGGTGCTCAACGCCATGAACATCGGTGTGCAATTGCTGGAACGGGAGAAGTGCTGCGGCGTGCCGCTCATTGCCAACGGCTTCATGGACAAGGCCAAGCAGCAGGCGGCCTTCAACATCAAGCAGATGGAGAACAGCCTGCTGGGCAACGAGATGCCGCTCCTGGCCACTTCCTCCACCTGCGGCTTCACCCTGAGGGACGAATACCCCCACCTGCTGGAGCAGGACAACCGCAAGGTGCGGGATCGCATCTCCCTGGTGACCCGCTTCCTGTGGAACGAGTTCTACAAGGGCAACAAACCGGCGATGAAACCGCTCAATCTGCACATTGCCTACCACACCCCCTGCCACATGGAGAAGATGGGGGGCGTCATCTACACCCTCGAATTGCTGCGCGCCATTCCCGGGGTCAAGGTGACTGTGCTCGACTCCCAGTGCTGCGGCATCGCCGGCACCTACGGCTTCAAGTCGGAGAACTACGAAACCAGCCAGACCATAGGTGAAGGGCTCTTTGATCAGATCAACCGCCTCTCCCCCGATCTGGTGATCACCGACTGCGAGACCTGCAAGTGGCAGATCGAGATGAGCACCGCCTTCCGCTGCGAGCATCCGATCCACCTGCTGGCCCAGGCGCTGGCCTGA
- the glpB gene encoding glycerol-3-phosphate dehydrogenase subunit GlpB, whose translation MKFDTIVIGGGMAGLSAALRLAEAGQKTLLMASGQSALHFSSGSVDLLESEGDPRAALPAFMAAHPDHPYSKVGMQNIEASLADLQRHCALQGLPLFRQEHNHQRLTPIGTLKSTWLSPETCACVTEAPAPDVLLLATLEGFRDFHPALAAANLATHARFAHCRILTGEIRLPQLAAFSRNPHEFRSADIARLFDRQQHDKQDLLTDLAREIGRMVKESGEPGCRHIVLPACLSLGLVGPRLAELEARTGCTIKEVATMPPSLIGMRMQEALKRRFLALGGTFLTSERVLGARYDGDRVIGVHSQNGDDQLFEADHFVLASGSFFSRGLESRLGGIREPIFDADVLSLSERDAWAGRRLFDHHPFMGFGVKTDDQLRVLRGGKPLANLYGAGSVLAHYDPVREGSGSGVAVATGWQAAGHILGTAQ comes from the coding sequence ATGAAATTTGACACTATCGTGATAGGCGGCGGCATGGCGGGCCTCTCGGCGGCCCTGCGCCTGGCCGAGGCCGGCCAGAAGACCCTGCTGATGGCCTCGGGCCAGAGCGCCCTGCACTTCTCCTCCGGCTCGGTGGATCTGCTGGAGAGCGAGGGAGATCCCCGCGCCGCCCTGCCCGCCTTTATGGCGGCCCATCCGGATCACCCCTACAGCAAGGTGGGGATGCAAAATATCGAGGCGAGCCTCGCGGATCTGCAGCGCCACTGCGCCCTGCAGGGCTTGCCCCTGTTTCGCCAGGAGCACAACCACCAACGCCTCACCCCCATCGGCACCCTGAAATCCACCTGGCTCTCTCCCGAGACCTGCGCCTGCGTCACAGAAGCCCCCGCACCGGACGTCCTGCTGCTGGCGACGCTCGAGGGCTTTCGCGACTTCCACCCGGCGCTGGCGGCGGCCAATCTGGCAACCCACGCGCGCTTCGCCCACTGCCGCATCCTGACTGGCGAAATTCGTCTGCCCCAGCTCGCCGCGTTCAGCCGCAATCCCCACGAGTTTCGCTCCGCCGACATCGCCCGTCTGTTTGACAGGCAGCAGCACGACAAGCAGGACCTGCTGACGGATCTGGCCCGCGAGATAGGCCGCATGGTCAAGGAGAGTGGCGAGCCGGGCTGCCGCCATATAGTGCTGCCCGCCTGCCTGTCGCTGGGGCTGGTCGGCCCCCGCCTGGCCGAGCTCGAGGCACGCACCGGCTGCACCATCAAGGAGGTGGCCACCATGCCGCCGTCCCTCATCGGGATGCGGATGCAGGAGGCCCTCAAGCGCCGCTTCCTGGCCCTCGGCGGCACCTTCCTCACCAGCGAGCGGGTGCTGGGCGCCCGCTACGACGGCGATCGGGTGATCGGCGTACACAGCCAGAATGGCGACGATCAGCTGTTCGAGGCGGACCACTTCGTGCTCGCCTCAGGCAGCTTCTTCAGCCGCGGCCTGGAGTCCCGCCTTGGGGGCATTCGCGAGCCCATCTTCGACGCCGACGTCTTGAGCCTCTCCGAGCGCGACGCCTGGGCCGGTCGCCGCCTGTTCGATCACCACCCCTTCATGGGCTTCGGTGTCAAGACGGACGACCAGCTGCGGGTGCTGCGCGGCGGCAAACCCCTTGCCAACCTCTATGGCGCCGGCAGCGTGCTGGCCCACTACGATCCCGTGCGAGAAGGTTCAGGCTCCGGGGTCGCGGTCGCCACCGGCTGGCAGGCCGCCGGTCATATCCTGGGCACGGCCCAATGA
- a CDS encoding methyl-accepting chemotaxis protein: MTLKQKILLLGAIPVLLMALVVNLSNYLVARSDLESELVVARDKAVKERKALLSSYLMLAKTAIDKAYAEPDSPEARARVKELLRPLRYGSDGYFFVYDFQGNTLLLPTRPEVEGKNRWQDKDTKGTFLIQEIVKAAREGDGYSEYWTNKPSIGRDAPKLSFNLVLDKYQWVVGTGFYIDDIDTELAALRSEREENMHDSLQGSVLLILVILGITLAVTVVLGNRVTRPLADAVAALNDIADGEGDLTRRLKVQSEDEVGQLASAFNRFVERIQSVVSQVGETSHQLLGAVDRLHSLSEHADRQMHGHGRETDQVVTAVTEMSSTAQEVAASASNAATATSDAARESDAAREVVGSAIGSINRLVEEVHTASGVIEQLAQETGKIGSVVEVIRGIADQTNLLALNAAIEAARAGEQGRGFAVVADEVRSLAGRTQQSTKEINEMLQRLQSGVKQAVDVMQASESRSQETVQEASHIASSLDSMVTAVGTINDMNIQIATAAEEQHAVSEEINKNLVAIQQIVSELTEAAGESNTTTRALADTGDKLRQLVSRFRY; the protein is encoded by the coding sequence ATGACGCTAAAGCAGAAAATTCTGTTGCTGGGGGCCATCCCCGTGCTGCTGATGGCCCTGGTGGTCAACCTCAGCAACTATCTGGTGGCCAGGAGCGACCTGGAGTCCGAGCTGGTGGTGGCGAGGGACAAGGCGGTCAAGGAGCGCAAGGCCCTGCTCAGCAGCTACCTGATGCTCGCCAAGACGGCCATCGACAAGGCCTATGCCGAGCCGGACAGCCCAGAGGCCCGTGCCCGGGTGAAGGAGCTCCTGCGCCCCTTGCGTTATGGCAGTGACGGTTACTTCTTCGTCTACGACTTCCAGGGCAATACCCTGCTGCTGCCCACCCGCCCCGAGGTGGAGGGCAAGAACCGCTGGCAGGACAAGGATACCAAGGGCACCTTCCTCATTCAGGAGATCGTCAAGGCGGCCCGTGAGGGGGATGGTTACTCGGAGTACTGGACCAACAAGCCCTCCATCGGGCGGGATGCGCCCAAGCTCTCCTTCAACCTGGTGCTCGACAAGTATCAGTGGGTGGTGGGAACCGGCTTCTACATAGATGACATCGACACCGAGCTGGCGGCCCTGCGCAGCGAGCGCGAGGAGAACATGCATGATTCCCTGCAAGGCAGCGTGCTGCTCATTCTGGTGATCCTGGGGATCACCCTGGCGGTGACTGTGGTGCTCGGCAACCGGGTCACCCGGCCGCTGGCGGATGCGGTTGCGGCCCTCAATGACATCGCCGACGGGGAGGGGGATCTGACCCGGCGCCTCAAGGTGCAGAGCGAGGACGAAGTGGGCCAGCTGGCCAGCGCCTTCAACCGCTTCGTGGAGCGGATCCAGTCGGTGGTGAGCCAGGTCGGGGAGACCAGCCATCAGCTGCTGGGGGCCGTGGACAGGCTGCACAGCTTGAGCGAGCACGCCGACCGGCAGATGCACGGCCATGGCCGGGAGACGGATCAGGTGGTCACAGCCGTGACCGAGATGAGCTCCACCGCCCAGGAGGTGGCGGCCAGCGCCTCCAACGCGGCCACGGCCACCAGCGACGCGGCACGGGAATCCGATGCGGCCCGTGAGGTGGTGGGCAGCGCCATCGGCAGCATCAACCGCCTGGTGGAGGAGGTGCACACCGCCTCCGGCGTCATCGAGCAGCTGGCCCAGGAGACCGGCAAGATAGGATCCGTGGTGGAGGTGATCCGCGGCATCGCCGATCAGACCAACTTGCTGGCCCTGAATGCGGCCATAGAGGCGGCCCGGGCCGGTGAGCAGGGGCGCGGCTTTGCGGTGGTGGCGGACGAGGTGCGATCGCTGGCCGGTCGCACCCAGCAGAGCACCAAGGAGATCAACGAGATGCTGCAACGACTGCAAAGCGGCGTCAAACAGGCGGTGGATGTGATGCAGGCCAGCGAATCGCGCAGTCAGGAGACGGTGCAGGAGGCGAGCCACATCGCCAGCTCCCTCGACAGCATGGTGACGGCGGTTGGCACCATCAACGACATGAACATCCAGATAGCGACCGCCGCCGAGGAGCAGCATGCGGTCTCCGAGGAGATCAACAAGAACCTGGTGGCCATCCAGCAGATCGTCAGCGAGCTGACCGAGGCCGCCGGGGAGTCCAACACCACCACCCGCGCCCTGGCCGACACGGGTGACAAATTGCGTCAACTCGTCTCCCGCTTCCGTTACTAG
- a CDS encoding sensor histidine kinase, whose protein sequence is MRLGLQGRILLMLCLVSLLQLVLLSGASYYYVAEQRYREVGDQALDVARLVAREPGVIAGVKRVDSARLNVLVERMRAEVGASYIVIGDEEARRLVHPNADRIGKPMMGDDPARALRGEFYISRAQGSLGVSVRGKGPIRDEMGRVIGVVSVGYLVRDIEADLQGFLRFGLAMTLLIVLLNSAAAAWLAKRYKRALLGFEPEQIGRLYAELDCTLRTVREGILTIDGQGRLTSLNPNGIRLLRLDERAAQAAIGQPVTRLLPGSRMLSLIQDPRPQYDEEIVLNGQSLIVNRLPLVQEGRLIGAVSSFRRKDELAELSAQLSQVQAYSDLLRVQTHEHNNQLGTIAGLIELGATREALAFIGREAATEQTLLSFLMGAIAKPKVAGLLLGKYHRAHELGLVLEVDPDSRLHDIPARVSGSQLVTLLGNLIDNAFEATRRHGAPYQPIRVSLSDLGQDLILEVEDGAGGVDPRLADSLFERGVSSKVEPGHGIGLALVRKTLDALQGAIAIEATAQGSCVVCYIPKEV, encoded by the coding sequence ATGAGGCTGGGGTTGCAAGGACGCATCCTGCTCATGCTCTGCCTGGTCAGCCTGCTGCAACTGGTGCTGCTGAGCGGGGCCAGCTACTACTACGTTGCCGAGCAGCGCTACCGGGAGGTGGGGGATCAGGCCCTGGACGTGGCGCGGCTGGTGGCCCGTGAGCCCGGCGTCATCGCCGGGGTGAAGCGGGTCGATAGCGCCCGCCTCAACGTGCTGGTGGAGCGGATGCGGGCCGAGGTCGGTGCCAGCTACATCGTCATCGGTGATGAGGAGGCACGCCGCCTGGTGCACCCCAATGCGGACCGGATAGGCAAACCCATGATGGGGGACGATCCTGCCCGCGCCCTGCGGGGGGAATTCTACATCTCCCGCGCCCAAGGCTCCCTCGGGGTCTCGGTGCGCGGCAAGGGGCCCATCCGGGATGAGATGGGCAGGGTCATAGGCGTGGTCTCGGTCGGTTATCTGGTGCGGGACATAGAGGCGGACCTGCAGGGCTTCCTGCGTTTTGGCCTCGCCATGACCCTCCTCATAGTGCTGCTCAACAGCGCCGCCGCGGCCTGGCTGGCCAAGCGCTACAAGCGGGCCCTGCTGGGGTTTGAGCCCGAGCAGATAGGACGTCTCTATGCGGAGCTCGACTGCACCCTGCGCACCGTGCGCGAGGGGATACTCACCATAGACGGGCAAGGCAGACTCACCTCCCTCAATCCCAACGGCATCCGGCTGCTGCGCCTCGATGAGCGGGCCGCGCAGGCCGCCATAGGCCAGCCCGTCACCCGCTTGCTGCCCGGCAGCCGCATGCTCTCCCTCATTCAGGATCCCCGGCCCCAGTACGACGAGGAGATAGTGCTCAACGGCCAGTCCCTCATCGTCAACCGGCTGCCCCTGGTGCAGGAGGGGCGGCTGATTGGCGCCGTCTCGAGCTTTCGGCGCAAGGACGAGCTGGCCGAACTCAGTGCCCAGCTCTCCCAGGTGCAGGCCTACAGCGATCTGCTGCGGGTACAGACCCACGAACACAACAACCAGCTCGGCACCATAGCCGGTCTCATCGAGCTGGGCGCCACCCGGGAGGCGCTCGCCTTCATCGGCCGGGAGGCGGCCACCGAGCAGACCCTGCTGAGCTTTTTGATGGGAGCCATCGCCAAGCCCAAGGTGGCGGGCCTGCTGCTTGGCAAGTACCACAGGGCCCACGAGCTGGGACTGGTGTTGGAGGTGGATCCGGATTCCCGCCTGCACGACATTCCCGCCCGGGTCAGCGGCTCCCAGCTGGTGACCCTGCTTGGCAACCTCATCGACAATGCCTTCGAGGCGACCCGCCGCCACGGCGCTCCCTACCAGCCGATCCGGGTTTCCCTGAGCGATCTCGGCCAGGATCTCATCCTGGAGGTGGAGGACGGGGCTGGCGGCGTCGATCCCCGGTTGGCAGACAGCCTGTTCGAACGCGGGGTCAGCAGCAAGGTGGAGCCCGGCCACGGCATAGGGCTGGCTCTGGTGCGCAAGACCCTGGATGCCCTGCAGGGGGCCATCGCCATCGAAGCCACGGCGCAGGGAAGTTGCGTCGTCTGTTACATTCCCAAGGAGGTGTGA
- a CDS encoding ROK family protein, giving the protein MNEIVKGSIDLIRQLNYGLVYASLEEHKELSRTDLSRLTGLSPASITKITRELLDGGLVITCGESSVGRGRRQTLLRINERRFQFLSMRLGRGYVDMALFDLAGHSLARHRHLFSESEREDLLASLVRAIEGFLPKKALRLACIALCLPGQVERHSGMVKHFPFYDLRNWPLGPSLEEAFEVPVLVSGDVRTWIQAEREWGAARNCADAVLVFVHNDIGVGMVVNGQLIESESALLGDLSHLQLEPYGQRCYCGGFGCACTLVTNQALEAQYRDLRERMQEHDLPASVNIRELCELALAGNSLCQDILHQAAGRLSRVLANLICLLNPGKLLLGGEITRADRLLFPMLHQSLASQLPAEYLVRLQIESTHFYEDPTKPTSVQVHKALRDGSLLLDLLRGDREA; this is encoded by the coding sequence ATGAATGAGATCGTGAAAGGCAGTATCGATTTGATCCGTCAGCTCAACTACGGCCTGGTCTACGCCAGCCTGGAAGAGCACAAGGAACTGTCCCGTACCGATCTGTCCCGTTTGACCGGCCTCTCGCCGGCCAGCATCACCAAGATCACCCGCGAATTGCTCGATGGCGGTCTGGTGATCACCTGTGGCGAGAGCTCGGTGGGCCGTGGCCGTCGTCAGACCCTGCTGCGCATCAACGAGCGCCGCTTCCAGTTTCTCTCCATGCGCCTTGGCCGCGGTTACGTGGACATGGCGCTGTTCGATCTCGCCGGTCACTCCCTGGCCCGTCATCGCCACCTGTTCAGCGAGTCGGAACGCGAAGACCTGCTGGCCAGCCTGGTGCGGGCCATCGAGGGCTTCTTGCCGAAGAAGGCCCTGCGGCTGGCCTGCATCGCCCTCTGCCTGCCCGGGCAGGTGGAGCGCCACTCCGGCATGGTCAAGCACTTCCCCTTCTATGATCTGCGCAACTGGCCGCTCGGGCCCAGCCTGGAGGAGGCCTTCGAGGTGCCGGTGCTGGTGAGCGGTGACGTGCGCACCTGGATCCAGGCCGAGCGGGAGTGGGGCGCCGCCAGGAACTGCGCCGATGCGGTGCTGGTGTTCGTCCACAACGACATAGGGGTGGGCATGGTGGTCAACGGCCAGCTCATCGAGAGCGAGTCGGCCCTGCTCGGGGATCTCAGCCACCTGCAGCTCGAACCCTATGGCCAGCGCTGCTACTGCGGTGGCTTCGGCTGCGCCTGCACCCTGGTCACCAACCAGGCCCTGGAGGCGCAATATCGGGACCTGCGCGAGCGGATGCAGGAGCACGATCTGCCGGCGAGCGTCAACATCCGCGAGCTGTGCGAGCTGGCGCTGGCGGGCAACAGCCTGTGCCAGGACATACTGCATCAGGCGGCGGGCCGGCTCTCCCGGGTGCTTGCCAACCTCATCTGCCTGCTCAACCCGGGCAAGCTGCTGCTGGGGGGAGAGATCACCCGGGCCGATCGGCTGCTGTTCCCCATGCTGCACCAGTCCCTGGCGAGCCAGTTGCCGGCGGAATACCTGGTGCGCCTGCAGATCGAGTCCACCCATTTTTACGAAGATCCCACCAAGCCCACCTCGGTGCAGGTGCACAAGGCCCTGCGGGATGGCAGCCTGCTGCTCGACCTGTTGCGAGGTGACAGGGAGGCATGA
- a CDS encoding YchJ family protein — protein sequence MSQCPCGSSLSLPQCCGALHEGQAATTAEQLMRSRYSAFVLGLGEYLVHSWHPDYLNGLTAEQLSHTDTNWNGLEIIAAQGGPADETGMVEFKAWFLEGDERHCLHERSRFVRHQGRWVYTDGEQDPAPLRVGRNDPCPCGSGKKFKKCCG from the coding sequence ATGAGCCAATGTCCTTGCGGTTCCTCTCTTTCCCTCCCCCAATGCTGCGGCGCGCTTCACGAAGGCCAGGCCGCCACCACCGCCGAGCAGCTGATGCGCTCCCGCTACAGCGCCTTCGTGCTGGGGCTGGGAGAGTACCTGGTCCACAGCTGGCACCCGGACTATCTGAACGGACTGACCGCGGAGCAGCTCTCCCACACCGATACCAACTGGAACGGTCTCGAGATCATCGCCGCCCAGGGTGGCCCAGCCGATGAGACCGGCATGGTGGAGTTCAAGGCCTGGTTTCTGGAGGGGGACGAGCGCCACTGCCTGCATGAGCGCTCCCGCTTCGTGCGCCATCAGGGGCGCTGGGTCTACACCGACGGCGAGCAGGATCCCGCCCCCCTGCGGGTCGGTCGCAACGACCCCTGCCCCTGTGGCAGCGGCAAGAAGTTCAAGAAGTGCTGCGGCTGA
- a CDS encoding response regulator codes for MIKILIVEDDPAIAEIHRRFVQRLAGFEVLGVALTLFDAREQIAILQPDLVLLDVWLPDGEGFSLLRELRQRGAHLDVILLTAAREAAALQEAMRLGVVDFILKPVVFERLRDTLGNYAESRAALAALADIDQQAVDALFGTPLQQVAAGGLPKGIDALTLQRVLAALNQEGASAEEIGNRVGVSRTTARRYLEFLVGQQLASPELEYGTVGRPERRYRQR; via the coding sequence GTGATCAAGATCCTGATCGTCGAGGATGATCCGGCCATTGCCGAGATCCACCGTCGCTTCGTGCAGCGGCTGGCGGGGTTCGAGGTGCTGGGGGTGGCGCTCACCCTGTTCGATGCCAGAGAGCAGATAGCCATACTCCAGCCCGATCTGGTGTTGCTGGACGTCTGGCTGCCGGACGGGGAGGGCTTCTCCCTGTTGCGGGAGCTGCGTCAGCGCGGGGCCCACCTCGACGTCATCCTGCTTACCGCCGCCCGTGAGGCCGCGGCACTGCAGGAGGCGATGCGCCTCGGGGTGGTGGATTTCATCTTGAAACCCGTGGTGTTCGAGCGGCTGCGCGATACCCTGGGCAACTATGCCGAGAGCCGCGCCGCGCTTGCGGCCCTGGCGGACATCGATCAGCAGGCGGTGGATGCGCTCTTTGGCACCCCGCTGCAACAGGTGGCGGCGGGCGGCCTGCCCAAGGGGATAGACGCCCTCACCCTGCAAAGGGTGCTGGCGGCCCTCAATCAGGAGGGGGCCAGCGCCGAGGAGATAGGCAATCGGGTTGGGGTGAGCCGCACCACGGCGCGCCGCTATCTGGAGTTTCTGGTGGGCCAGCAGCTGGCGAGCCCCGAGCTCGAATACGGCACCGTCGGGCGGCCGGAGCGGCGCTACCGCCAACGTTGA
- the glpA gene encoding anaerobic glycerol-3-phosphate dehydrogenase subunit A, producing MKRITTEVVIIGGGATGAGIMRDCALRGIDCILLERDDIAAGTTGRNHGLLHSGARYAVTDPESARECIQENRILKRIASHCVEATGGLFLTLPEDDIHFQSTFMDACALAGIETRQLDPREALRLEPNANPAMIGAIHVPDGTVDPFRLAAANVLDAKEHGARIFTHSKVLGLLRTQDRVHGVKAINTRTGEAFEVECQEVINAAGIWGQQICEYADLGIRMFPAKGSLLIMDYRINQLVLNRARKPADADILVPGDTISLIGTTSSRIDYNKIDQLTVEPEEVEVLLREGIKLAPIMARTRLLRAYAGVRPLVAVDGDDTGRNISRGIVLLDHSDRDGLKGFNTITGGKLMTYRLMAEWATDLVANKLGNSRPCRTAELNLPGSRDPEKVSAPGLSVPAEGSAQYRHGERVIAFFRDNPKANALICECEMVTAGEIEYALRELDVDNLVDLRRRTRLGMGPCQGELCAYRAAGLMQEYGKADGREACVMLRQFLEERYKGTRPVLWGDALREAEFTYWIYEGLFGLGEWTAPHLVAEPPFPLDASTAKPTKERSHEI from the coding sequence ATGAAAAGAATAACCACAGAAGTCGTCATCATAGGCGGCGGCGCTACCGGGGCCGGCATCATGCGCGATTGCGCGCTGCGCGGCATCGACTGCATCCTGCTGGAGCGGGATGACATAGCCGCAGGCACCACGGGGCGCAACCACGGCCTGCTCCATTCGGGGGCCCGCTACGCGGTGACGGATCCTGAGTCCGCCCGCGAGTGCATTCAGGAGAACCGCATCCTCAAGCGGATCGCCAGCCACTGCGTGGAGGCGACCGGCGGCCTCTTCCTCACCCTGCCGGAAGATGACATCCACTTCCAAAGTACCTTTATGGATGCCTGTGCCCTGGCGGGCATAGAGACCCGCCAGCTCGATCCCCGCGAGGCGCTGCGCCTCGAACCCAACGCCAACCCGGCGATGATAGGCGCCATTCATGTGCCGGATGGCACCGTCGATCCTTTCCGCCTGGCCGCCGCAAACGTCTTGGACGCCAAGGAACACGGCGCCCGCATCTTCACCCACAGCAAGGTGCTGGGGCTGCTCCGCACGCAAGATCGGGTGCACGGGGTCAAGGCCATCAACACCCGCACCGGCGAGGCGTTCGAGGTGGAGTGTCAGGAGGTGATCAACGCCGCCGGCATCTGGGGCCAGCAAATCTGCGAATACGCCGATCTCGGCATCCGCATGTTCCCGGCCAAGGGCTCCCTGCTCATTATGGATTACCGCATCAACCAGCTGGTGCTCAACCGCGCTCGCAAACCGGCGGATGCGGACATTCTGGTGCCGGGCGATACCATCTCCCTCATCGGCACCACCTCCAGCCGCATCGATTACAACAAGATTGACCAGCTCACCGTCGAACCCGAAGAGGTGGAGGTGCTGCTGCGCGAGGGGATCAAGCTTGCCCCCATCATGGCGCGCACCCGTCTGCTGCGCGCCTACGCCGGGGTACGCCCGCTGGTGGCGGTGGACGGTGACGACACCGGCCGCAACATCAGTCGCGGCATAGTGTTGCTGGATCACAGCGATCGCGACGGCCTCAAAGGCTTCAACACCATCACCGGCGGCAAGCTGATGACCTACCGCCTGATGGCGGAGTGGGCCACCGATCTCGTCGCCAACAAGCTGGGCAACTCCCGGCCCTGCCGCACCGCCGAACTCAATCTGCCCGGCTCGCGGGATCCGGAGAAGGTCTCGGCCCCCGGCCTCTCCGTGCCCGCCGAAGGCTCTGCCCAGTACCGCCACGGCGAGCGGGTCATCGCCTTCTTCCGGGACAACCCCAAGGCCAACGCCCTCATCTGCGAGTGCGAGATGGTGACCGCAGGCGAAATCGAATACGCCCTGCGCGAGCTCGACGTGGACAACCTGGTGGATCTGCGCCGCCGCACTCGCCTCGGCATGGGGCCCTGTCAGGGGGAGCTGTGCGCCTACCGCGCCGCCGGTCTGATGCAGGAGTACGGCAAGGCCGACGGCCGTGAGGCCTGCGTCATGCTGCGCCAGTTCCTGGAGGAGCGTTACAAGGGCACCCGCCCGGTGCTCTGGGGGGATGCCCTGCGGGAGGCGGAGTTTACCTACTGGATCTACGAAGGGCTCTTTGGCCTGGGGGAATGGACGGCCCCCCATCTGGTGGCCGAGCCGCCCTTCCCGCTCGATGCCAGCACCGCAAAACCCACCAAGGAGCGCAGCCATGAAATTTGA